The DNA region gttacatcatcagtgttctgttctttgatcttttttgaaaaattagattttatagGATAGAAAGAATGTTGGAATGTTACATCAGCAGTGTTCTgttttttgatcttttttgaaaaattagattttatagGATGGAAAGAATGTTGGAATGTTGCATCatcagtgttctgttctttgatcttttttgaaaaattagattttatagGATAGAAAGAATGTTGGAATGTTACATCAgcagtgttctgttctttgatcttttttgaaaaattagattttatagGATAGAAAGAATGTTGGAATGTTACATCAgcagtgttctgttctttgatcttttttgaaaaattagattttttaggATAGAAAGAATGTTGGaatgttacatcatcagtgttctgttctttgatcttttttgaaaaattagattttataaGATAGAAAGAATGTTGGAATGTTACATCAgcagtgttctgttctttgatcttttttgaaaaattagattttatagGATAGAAAGAATGTTGGAATGTTACATCATCACTgctctgttctttgatcttttttgaaaaattagattttatagGATAGAAAGAATGTTGGAATGTTACATCAGCAGTGTTCatgttacatcatcagtgttctgttctttgatcttttttgaaaaattagattttatagGATAGAAAGAATGTTGGaatgttacatcatcagtgttctgttctttgatcttttttgaaaaattagattttatagGATAGAAAGAATGTTGGaatgttacatcatcagtgttctgttctttgatcttttttgaaaaattagattttatagGATAGAAAGAATGTTGGAATGTTACATCATAACTtctctgttctttgatcttttttgaaaaattagattttatagGATAGAAAGAATGTTGGaatgttacatcatcagtgttctgttctttgatcttttttgaaaaattagattttatagGATAGAAAGAATGTTGGAATGTTACATCAGCAGTGTTCTgttttttgatcttttttgaaaaattagattttatagGATGGAAAGAATGTTGGAATGTTGCATCatcagtgttctgttctttgatcttttttgaaaaattagattttatagGATAGAAAGAATGTTGGAATGTTACATCAgcagtgttctgttctttgatcttttttgaaaaattagattttatagGATAGAAAGAATGTTGGAATGTTACATCAgcagtgttctgttctttgatcttttttgaaaaattagattttttaggATAGAAAGAATGTTGGaatgttacatcatcagtgttctgttctttgatcttttttgaaaaattagattttataaGATAGAAAGAATGTTGGAATGTTACATCAgcagtgttctgttctttgatcttttttgaaaaattagattttatagGATAGAAAGAATGTTGGAATGTTACATCATCACTgctctgttctttgatcttttttgaaaaattagattttatagGATAGAAAGAATGTTGGAATGTTACATCAgcagtgttctgttctttgatcttttttgaaaaattagattttatagGATAGAAAGAATGTTGGAATGTTACATCATCACTgctctgttctttgatcttttttgaaaaattagattttatagGATGGAAAGAATGTTGGaatgttacatcatcagtgttctgttctttgatcttttttgaaaaattagattttataaGATAGAAAGAATGTTGGAATGTTACATCAgcagtgttctgttctttgatcttttttgaaaaattagattttatagGATAGAAAGAATGTTGGAATGTTACATCATCACTgctctgttctttgatcttttttgaaaaattagattttatagGATAGAAAGAATGTTGGAATGTTACATCAgcagtgttctgttctttgatcttttttgaaaaattagattttatagGATAGAAAGAATGTTGGAATGTTAGATCAgcagtgttctgttctttgatcttcctATGGATTTTTGATCTTTTGTCTGTTCATTTTAATGATCGATCGTTATTGGTGGATTATTGATCTTTTGTCTGTTCATTTTAATGATCGATTGTTATTGGTGGATTATTGATCAGTCTCAGCTGCCTATAGTAAGAATTGATCATTATTGATCACTTTAACCCTGTCTGATGGATCAGGGTTTTGGTCTTTAGGAATAAATCTCTCAGGTGTGTTATCACAGGTGAGCTCATgtgttgtctctctctctttcagtaCGAGTACGAGTCTTACTCGTTAAGCCCCTCCCCCGGCACTGAGGACTACGACATCCCGGACATGATGTGTGACCGCGAAGACGTGCGGAACTTCAGGAGACACTTCGAGCCGCCGTTTTACTGGATAATCACCTTGGTGGGCGGAGCTGGGAACCTGGCGGTGGTTCTGATCTACCTGAACTTCCGCCGGCGGCTGAAGACCATGACGGACGTGTACCTGTTGAACCTGGCGGTGGCCGACCTGTTGTTCCTGGTCTCGCTGCCCCTGTGGGCGGCAGACGCCCTGCACGGCTGGACCCTGGGATTGGTGCTCTGTAAGATGAACGCCGCCCTCTACAAGGTGAACCTGTTCAGCTCCATGCTTCTGCTCACCTGCATCAGCATCGATCGCTACGTGGTCATCGTTCAGAGCGCCAAGGCGCAGAACTCGCAGGCGGAGCGGCGCCGTTCCAGCCGGATAGTGTGTCTGGTGGTGTGGTTGGTGGCGATGGTGCTGGCGATCCCCGACCTGCTGTTCACCCACATCAAGGAGAGCGAGGAGCCGCGGTACTGCACCAACGTGTTCCCGTCCGACCTGGGCCAGAGCACCAAGATCGTGGTGCTGTCCCTGCAGGTCAGCATGGGTTTCTGCCTGCCGCTGCTCGTCATGGCGTTCTGCTACAGCGTCATCTTCCTCAAGCTGCTCTCCACCAAGAACTTCCAGAAGCACAAGGCCATGCGTGTCATCCTGGCCGTGGTGGTGGCGTTCGTGGTGACTCAGCTGCCCCACAACGGCGTGCTGGTGATGGAGGCGGCGCAGGCGAACAACACCACCTCGATGGACTGTGGCGAGATAAAGCGCTTCAACATCGTGGGCCAGGTGCTGAAGAGCTTCGCCTACATGCACGCCTGTCTCAACCCCTTCCTCTACGTCTTCGTCGGCGTGCGTTTCCGCCGCGACttgctgcagctgctcagcGTCTGCCGCCGTCAGCCGGTCGTCCAGACCACCAAGAGTCTGCCCAGCAAGTCCGGATTCAGGAGTCCGCTGAACTCCACCCGAGCCACCTCCGTGTCAGACAGCGACACGTCACAGGGACTGTCTCTGTAAGGACcaaaacaacttcctgtttgagctGCTGTCACacgctgatgacatcatcaatgagcCCAAAagtcttctgtttgttttaaaatccagacaattattatcattattattgtttaaaCAGACTGATGTACACTTAAGGGTCTGCGCTTTCAGTTTGTATCAAGGAATTATTATCAGGATATCATCGAAATAATCCTGTAAAATAATCCTGtaaaattatcattaaaaattatcctttaaaataatcctgtaaaataatccttaaaaattatcctttaaaataatcctgtaaaataatccttaaaaattatcctttaaaataatcctgtaaaataatccttaaaaatatcctttaaaataatcctgtaaaataatccttaaaaattatcatttaaaataatcctgtaaaataatccttaaaaattatcctttaaaataatcctgtaaaataatccttaaaaattatcatttaaaataatcctgtaaaataatccttaaaaattatcctttaaaataatcctgtaaaataatccttaaaaattatcctttaaaataatcctgtaaaattatcctttaaaataatcctgtaaaataatcctgtaaaataatcctttaaaataatcctttaaaataaTCCTGTAAAATAATCCTTAAAAATTATCCTTTAAAATAATCCTGTAAAATAATCCTGTAAAATAATCCTTTAAAATTATCCTTTAAAACAATCCTTAAAATAGTCCTTGAAAATTATCCTTTAAAATAATCCTGTAAAATTATCCTTTAAAATAATCCTGTAAAATAATCCTgtaaaatattcctttaaaattATCCTTTAAAACAATCCTTAAAATAGTCCTTGAAAATTATCCTTTAAAATAATCCTGTAAAATTATCCTTTAaaataatcctttaaaataaTCCTTAAAAATTATCCTTTAAAATAATCCTGTAAAATAATCCTGTAAAATTATCCTTTAAAATAATCCTATAAAATACCTCTTACAAATTATCCTTTAAAATAATCCTGCAAAATTATCCTTTTAAATAATCCTGTAAAATAATCCTGTAAAATAATCGTTAAAAATTATCCTTTAAAATAATCCTGTAAAATAATCCTGTAAAATAATCCTTAAAATAATCCTTAAAAATTATCCTTTAAAATAATCCTGTTAAATAATCCTGTAAAATAATCCTTTAAAATTATCCTTAAAAATTAtccttaaaaaatattttttttaaataatcctTCAATAATctcttaaaattattttattatttattttacaggaTAATTTGAAGGATTattttacaggatttttttttttttttttttgatgggattatttttattttacagaattATTTGATGggattttttaattattatttaatgGAAATATTTTACAGGATTATTGGGAGGACTTTTAAGGATTATTTAGGGGATTATTTGAAAGATTTTTAAGGATTATTTAGGGGATTATTTGAAAGATTTTTAAGGATTATTTAGGGGATTATTTGAAAGATTTTTAAGGATTATTTGAAGGATTCTGTGACTCTGAACTGGACTGATGATTGAAGATTCCTCCAGGTCTGAATGTATCCGGGTTTTCCAGGACTCCTCAGGACTTTTCCAGGGCTGTCTGTAAATGAATGTGAAGCTTTAACTGAGCTGCTGTGATTGGACAGTGTTTGGTCACATGACCTCTGCTTTCCTCAGGTCT from Cheilinus undulatus linkage group 13, ASM1832078v1, whole genome shotgun sequence includes:
- the ccr9a gene encoding C-C chemokine receptor type 9a — translated: MTIMDDITTPFTSEYEYESYSLSPSPGTEDYDIPDMMCDREDVRNFRRHFEPPFYWIITLVGGAGNLAVVLIYLNFRRRLKTMTDVYLLNLAVADLLFLVSLPLWAADALHGWTLGLVLCKMNAALYKVNLFSSMLLLTCISIDRYVVIVQSAKAQNSQAERRRSSRIVCLVVWLVAMVLAIPDLLFTHIKESEEPRYCTNVFPSDLGQSTKIVVLSLQVSMGFCLPLLVMAFCYSVIFLKLLSTKNFQKHKAMRVILAVVVAFVVTQLPHNGVLVMEAAQANNTTSMDCGEIKRFNIVGQVLKSFAYMHACLNPFLYVFVGVRFRRDLLQLLSVCRRQPVVQTTKSLPSKSGFRSPLNSTRATSVSDSDTSQGLSL